The genomic interval atatttttatttcgttccCTTTGGTGCCTCTACTGACTTAGGTACACCTTGCATGTTCATTTACCCCACGTAATAATTCATGAGGGGTTGCTAGAAATTTTTGATGTCGTAACTGGGATACAAAAAATCCTAATTCATTCCAAACAATGACCTTAATAATATCAGTTGTCCGTAGAATAGTAAATAAGAACACGTCTActgaattatttatacaaataattgattttcctAAAGTTGCTACGAAAATACTATTGAGGTTAATAACTTTGAGGTTAAAAAACGTCGAGGTGTGTGTAATTATATTTGAACGAAACTTTGAAACACCTTGTACATACCCTCGagttttatttatcttttaaataaCCCAAATAATCGTTAAGAAACTTTCGACATCTGTATTTATACACATTAATCcgaaataataatttgagaattttattttctgaaatataaGACACAGTCGAATGCCTTCGAACCATCTGGTCACCATCGGAGGGTGCCACCTGTCTAATAATAATCGCTGAAGTGTGTAGAGTCCTTACTGGAAGCAGATAACGGCTTCTTTGAGGTATAGGATCCGACACGTGCCATATCGGAAGACTCGTGAAACACATATGTCTACAAGCTATCAATATTTCAAGTCTAATTTTCTAATTAGATACAAAACTGCAAAAGGCACATCTGAGCTGACGCGTGAAAATATAAACggtaaacaaatatttgttttgtaagAAACGGGGTGTCATTTACTCAATTTATAACCGGCGGAAGGTCTGAAATAGAGAAATattaaatacgagggttgtatgGAAATTTCAATGGTGCTTCATAATCTCCGATTACTATTTTATCTTTTTGGAAACTGCACTGGAACTGTACTGAACTGGACAGGTTAGTTCATGAGTGTATAAAATTAGTTCGATCGGATACATAGAACAATATAGTGCAGAGTAGtgcatttgttgattgttgtatttgaggttatttaatGTCATTCAGATCTtgtaatattaacaataaatgaaaacgattttgtactttttgatatttgtacAGCCACCGTTTCCAAATTACACTTGTTACACTGCACTGAATCCCCTAGTGAAAGCAGTAGAGTGAActgggtgaactagttctcttgcactactacaaagaacgctttagtgtacacttcctgaactagttctgccaatttaaacaaactttgattttttttctattcaatttaaatataaatcaaaatgttCAACTCAGTTTTCTACAGATTAAATTTCGTAAATCTGATTATCTATTCACTGCTTTACATCCCTAAATCTACTGTGAATTAATTTTGCCACATATATTTGGCTGGTCGAATGGATTTGAAATTACTCGATGACAATTATATCTCGTACACTTGAATCGTTGCGTTCGGAACAATGGGCAAATAATATCCGGTGGAATGTTTGTAACACAATAGGGTTCACTATTGAACCCTTTATCGCATATACCGAATGTTCGTACAAAGTTAGATACGATctatataaatgaaaacaatatattcaaagCAACATGTATATCTACAATTTGTTCATATTGAATACTGAAGGTATTCCATACTTTTATGtaactaaaatgttttttttttatatgtatatatatttaaagaatacTATACtacttaatatttatattaattccgtatatttgaaatttaatatattaatgacGTCATGAACTATTCCTTAATATAACTATCTAAAAATTGCCTTAGTAATCTACTTTTTATGAAATAGTTAGCTGTTACGTGATATTAATACGGCCAGCTAAGTCGAAGTATTTGATTGGATAATTGTGCGCAGATATGCTGCGACTGCGGGAATGCGCATTCGtattttattgatgaaatagATATAATTTTCGGTAGAGGGGGTGATGTACACAATTTCGAGAAGGTGTAAACATTGCGGCGAATGTTGTGGTAAACTAGAAGATGGTGTATCAATCAGCTGATTCTAAAGTATTATTAGTGAGTTAACAGTACAAATGAACGGCTTTAGTACGGGTGAAGAGGATTCAAGAGGCCCAACAGATCAAATTTGTTGTTTAATTGATAATAGTGAACGTTGTACAAAACCAGCTGGAAACGCATCGTATAGTAAGAAGATTCAAAAGACTGCCATTCAAAGGAGGTTAAATTTCGGCTTAGACAGTAACGTAAGTGACTTAAAATAACATTAGCGGtagattatcaatttttttgaattgataattaatttattttggcAATATAATGAGTTTTATGTTGATATAGTAAAATAGAGGTAACTAATTTTTGCTATTTCTACATATCGTTCACATATGAAACAATATGGCTACTTATGATTTCTTTTTTGGTTTTGAATCATTTTCTGTATTGTACAACGTTGTATTGCGACATAATCGTTTATACATGAAACCAAATAGCCCACCTGTTCAacttattataatgaaaaaataaatacacttgatatttatacattataataTCGTTTTATGTAACAGatagttatatattttaattaggCTAGACACAACTATATTTGTGACTACCACAAGATGATAATTCAGTGTGCTAGAACTAAAAGGAGAAGAAAAGACTCAGAAGATGATTCAAATGAAACGGACACAGATGTCCCGGAAGTAGATCTCTTTCAATTACAAG from Diorhabda sublineata isolate icDioSubl1.1 chromosome 8, icDioSubl1.1, whole genome shotgun sequence carries:
- the LOC130448339 gene encoding histone deacetylase complex subunit SAP30 homolog isoform X2, with the translated sequence MNGFSTGEEDSRGPTDQICCLIDNSERCTKPAGNASYSKKIQKTAIQRRLNFGLDSNARHNYICDYHKMIIQCARTKRRRKDSEDDSNETDTDVPEVDLFQLQVNTLRRYKRHYKVPMRQGLNKAQLADTLMKHFKTISVKEKEVVTFFIYTVKTNANKLDQKNGINNDTT